From one Sus scrofa isolate TJ Tabasco breed Duroc chromosome 9, Sscrofa11.1, whole genome shotgun sequence genomic stretch:
- the CDK18 gene encoding cyclin-dependent kinase 18, translated as MNKMKNFKRRFSLSVPRTETIEESLAEFTEQFNQLHNRRHHEDLQLDPLGRDPQPESSTFSPTDSGDDPGQPSPGMQFRRQNQRRFSMEDISKRLSLPMDIRLPQEFLQKLQLESPDLLKRPSRMSRRASLSDIGFGKLETYVKLDKLGEGTYATVFKGRSKLTENLVALKEIRLEHEEGAPCTAIREVSLLRNLKHANIVTLHDLIHTERSLTLVFEYLDSDLKQYLDHCGNLMSMHNVKIFMFQLLRGLAYCHRRKILHRDLKPQNLLINEKGELKLADFGLARAKSVPTKTYSNEVVTLWYRPPDVLLGSTEYSTPIDMWGVGCIHYEMATGRPLFPGSTVKEELHLIFRLLGTPTEDTWPGVMALTEFRAYNFPRYLPQPLISHAPRLDTEGINLLTSLLLYESKSRVSAEAALRHPYFRSLGERVHQLEDTASIFSLKEIQLQKDPGYRGLAFQQPGRGKNRRQSIF; from the exons ATGAACAAGATGAAGAACTTCAAGCGCCGCTTCTCCCTGTCAGTGCCCCGCACCGAGACCATCGAGGAGTCCTTGGCCGAGTTCACGGAGCAGTTCAACCAGCTCCACAACCGGCGGCACCATGAGG ACCTGCAGCTCGATCCCCTTGGCAGAGACCCCCAGCCAGAGTCCAGCACCTTCTCCCCGACAGACAGTGGGGACGACCCCGGGCAGCCGTCCCCTGGCATGCAGTTCCGGCGGCAGAACCAGCGCCGCTTCTCCATGGAG GACATCAGTAAGAGGCTCTCTCTGCCCATGGACATCCGCCTGCCCCAGGAATTCCTGCAGAAGCTACAGCTGGAGAGCCCAGACCTCCTCAAACGGCCCAGCCGAATGTCCCGTCGCGCCTCCCTG tCAGACATCGGCTTTGGGAAACTGGAAACATACGTGAAACTGGACAAACTGGGGGAG ggaacctatgccacagtcttCAAAGGGCGCAGCAAACTGACAGAGAACCTCGTGGCACTGAAGGAGATCCGGCTGGAGCACGAGGAGGGGGCGCCCTGCACTGCCATCCGGGAGG TGTCTCTCCTGAGGAACCTGAAACATGCCAATATCGTGACCTTGCATGACCTCATCCACACGGAGCGCTCGCTCACCCTGGTGTTTGAGTACCTG GACAGTGACCTGAAGCAGTACCTGGACCACTGTGGAAACCTCATGAGCATGCACAACGTCAAG ATTTTCATGTTCCAGCTGCTCCGGGGTCTTGCCTACTGCCACCGCCGCAAGATCCTGCACCGCGACCTGAAACCCCAGAACCTGCTCATCAATGAGAAAGGGGAGCTGAAGCTGGCTGACTTTG GACTGGCCCGGGCTAAGTCAGTGCCCACGAAGACCTACTCCAATGAGGTGGTGACCCTGTGGTACAGGCCCCCCGACGTGCTGCTGGGGTCCACAGAGTACTCCACCCCCATCGATATGTG GGGTGTGGGCTGCATCCACTACGAGATGGCCACAGGGAGGCCTCTCTTCCCCGGCTCCACGGTCAAGGAGGAGCTGCACCTCATCTTCCGGCTCCTCG GGACCCCTACCGAAGACACGTGGCCTGGGGTGATGGCCCTGACCGAGTTCCGAGCCTACAACTTCCCCCGGTACCTCCCCCAGCCGCTCATCAGCCATGCTCCCAG GTTGGACACTGAGGGCATCAACCTCCTGACCAGCCTCCTCCTG TATGAATCCAAGAGTCGTGTGTCAGCAGAGGCGGCCCTGAGGCACCCCTACTTCCGGTCCCTGGGGGAGCGTGTGCACCAGCTCGAAGACA CTGCCTCCatcttctccctgaaggagatcCAGCTCCAGAAGGATCCAGGCTACCGGGGCCTGGCCTTTCAGCAGCCAG